Below is a genomic region from Streptomyces ferrugineus.
GGTGCCCCCTCGATCCCCACCACCGAGTAGGTAACGCCGCCCCGGCGCGCCCGGACACTGCCCACGACGTACCCACCGGCCGCCGTCAGGACGCCCGCGACGATCGCCCCCGCCCGTCCCGCACCGCCCGGCCGGGCCAGCACCGCGTCCCGCAGCCCGCGCGCCACCCCGGCCGGCAGCACCCGGGTGGTGTACCGACGCTCGGACTCGAGGCCCTTGCCGGCGCCCACACTGCGGGCCACCAGCGCCTTCGACAGACCCTCGGCGTAGGTGCGGGTACGGAAGTACCGGAAGTGCTCGCGCGGTCCGGGCACCCGGTGGTGGATCACGGCGCGGTCGTCGATCAGCAGGACCGCGTCGGGCCGGGCCCGGGAGAGCCGGATGCACAGCTCCGTCTCCTCGCAGCCCAGCGGCAGCCGGTCGCCGTCGCGGCCGATGCCGGTGGCGAAACCGCCCGCGAAGTCGAACGCCGTGCGCCGGAAGGAGGCGTTGCCGCCGAGGACGTTGCGCACCTTCACCTGCCCGCGCGGCAGGCCGCGGTAGGTGCAGCCGACGACCCAGTCGAACTCCGCCGGGAACCAGTCCGGCCGCCTCCCCGACGCCCAGATCGGCTCCGTGCGCCCGCCGACGGCCATCACGTGCGGGTCGGTGTACCCCGCGGCGAAGTGCCGCAGCCAGTCGCGCTCGGCCACGGCGTCGTCGTCGAGGAAGGCGATCACCTCGCCGTACGAGGCGGCGATGCCG
It encodes:
- a CDS encoding glycosyltransferase family 2 protein encodes the protein MSGPDISVVICVYTEDRWEDILAAVSSVRAQSYPALETLLVVDHNAALLDRLTKEYKEATDVRVLANAGPRGLSAGRNTGIAASYGEVIAFLDDDAVAERDWLRHFAAGYTDPHVMAVGGRTEPIWASGRRPDWFPAEFDWVVGCTYRGLPRGQVKVRNVLGGNASFRRTAFDFAGGFATGIGRDGDRLPLGCEETELCIRLSRARPDAVLLIDDRAVIHHRVPGPREHFRYFRTRTYAEGLSKALVARSVGAGKGLESERRYTTRVLPAGVARGLRDAVLARPGGAGRAGAIVAGVLTAAGGYVVGSVRARRGGVTYSVVGIEGAPGIEGGPR